One genomic segment of Desulfomicrobium sp. ZS1 includes these proteins:
- a CDS encoding DUF3368 domain-containing protein encodes MFCLDCQFIVPDILFTEELEELHAHVLDLGLEQKSLNSEFMIATVRMAQIYKRTSRNDLFALSLAKQEHCPLLTGDKHLKEAAEKEDIVVHGTIWLVEELVRTGKLSAHIAKSAYEKMEQSGRRLPWKTAIDRLKRL; translated from the coding sequence ATGTTCTGCCTCGACTGTCAATTCATTGTCCCTGATATTCTTTTTACTGAGGAACTTGAAGAACTTCATGCTCACGTCCTTGATTTAGGGCTTGAACAAAAATCCTTAAATAGCGAATTCATGATTGCCACTGTGCGAATGGCACAGATTTATAAGAGAACAAGCAGAAATGATCTCTTTGCTTTGTCACTGGCAAAGCAAGAGCACTGCCCGCTTCTTACTGGCGACAAACACCTGAAAGAGGCTGCGGAGAAAGAAGATATCGTTGTCCATGGGACGATATGGCTTGTTGAGGAGCTGGTTCGAACAGGAAAATTATCTGCGCATATTGCCAAGTCCGCTTATGAAAAAATGGAACAATCGGGCCGAAGATTACCTTGGAAAACTGCGATAGATCGACTCAAGAGACTGTAA
- a CDS encoding deoxyribonuclease IV: MLNIGCHLSSSKGFLAMGRTALEIGASTFQFFTRNPRGGKAKDLDPLDVAAFLELAREHGLGPFLAHAPYTLNPCSADPKVRRFALEVMRDDLARMEHLPGNLYNFHPGSHVGQGIEAGVALIVDQLNTVMWPDMTTTVLLETMSGKGSEVGGSFRELRDIMDRAGLPDKLGVCLDTCHVHDAGYDIVHNLEGVLEEFDHVVGLDRLRAIHLNDSLNERGSRKDRHARIGEGRIGLEALTRIINHPRFRHLPFCLETPNELPGYAAEIALLRGMWTP, translated from the coding sequence ATGTTGAATATCGGCTGCCATCTCTCCTCTTCCAAGGGTTTTCTGGCCATGGGCAGGACGGCTCTTGAGATCGGCGCGAGTACATTTCAGTTTTTTACCCGCAATCCGCGCGGTGGCAAGGCCAAGGACCTGGACCCGCTTGATGTGGCCGCGTTTCTGGAGCTGGCCCGGGAGCATGGCCTGGGGCCGTTTCTGGCCCATGCGCCGTACACGCTCAATCCGTGTTCGGCAGATCCCAAGGTAAGGCGCTTCGCCCTGGAGGTCATGCGGGACGATCTGGCCCGCATGGAGCACCTGCCCGGCAACCTGTATAATTTCCATCCCGGCAGCCACGTGGGTCAGGGAATCGAGGCGGGCGTCGCGCTCATCGTGGACCAGCTTAACACCGTCATGTGGCCAGACATGACCACCACCGTGTTGCTGGAGACCATGTCCGGCAAGGGCAGCGAAGTGGGCGGATCTTTCAGGGAACTGCGCGATATCATGGACCGCGCGGGGCTGCCGGATAAGCTCGGCGTCTGCCTGGACACCTGCCACGTTCATGATGCCGGGTACGATATCGTGCACAATCTTGAGGGGGTGCTGGAGGAGTTCGACCATGTCGTCGGCCTGGACCGTTTGCGGGCCATCCATCTTAACGACAGCTTGAACGAGAGGGGAAGTCGCAAAGACCGCCACGCCCGCATCGGGGAAGGGCGCATCGGTCTGGAGGCCCTGACGCGCATCATCAACCATCCCCGCTTTAGGCATCTGCCGTTCTGTCTGGAAACGCCCAACGAACTTCCCGGGTATGCCGCAGAGATCGCGCTCTTGCGGGGAATGTGGACGCCCTAG
- a CDS encoding methyl-accepting chemotaxis protein has protein sequence MKLRSKFILPLFVSVVILGLAGGLLIRSQLTDFQGQLLRSIAEEKSREVDTAIATLATQGLEKAALFSRRTDVVQAFELAHLGNIENEADPLMQQARDELRRLLADDLAGFKSISGKAMQLHFHLPKARSLVRLWREKQTKRGGEWVDISDDLTSFRETVVQVNTDGKPIKGIEVGSGGFAIRGIVPVVDADGKQLGSVETLESFESVIAGAASGEGQSMAVYMNAANLSVATALQNPEKNPLVGDEFVLVTPTEDGRVESLVTPDFLLQGQQKTVYNRFGDLALAAFPVRDYAGGQVGVLVYAFDASSWTTAIREVGFYILALMAVVLMAAGLISSFVLMRLIIRPLSSMKTRIVDITEDRADLTESLAVRSSDEIGELCSWFNKLMDKIRTMLADVARNSNEVAGASQGLLQLAGSLNSYAGTMTKTSSEAASSTDDMRSNMSTVAAAMEEFTVNIGTVATNSEEMSATISEIAVSTGKAKEMTVRAVSAATKATSQVSELGAATRDIGKVTESITAISSQTNLLALNATIEAARAGEAGRGFAVVANEIKELAQQTAKETEEIRSRIQGIQQATKQTVAEIGEITSVIGDVDAIVGSIAAAVEEQSVTTRDIAENVGQASVGVQQVNENVAHADSLVRDIARDVGQVRTVAVDVTSTAKAVHQNAENLSGLAASLDTMVSKFKI, from the coding sequence ATGAAACTCAGATCCAAATTCATTCTCCCCCTGTTCGTTTCGGTCGTGATCCTGGGCCTTGCCGGCGGCCTGCTGATCCGTTCACAGTTGACCGATTTTCAGGGGCAATTGCTGCGCTCCATCGCCGAGGAGAAATCGCGTGAGGTGGACACCGCCATCGCCACGCTCGCGACCCAGGGGCTCGAAAAAGCGGCTCTTTTTTCCAGACGGACGGATGTGGTGCAGGCCTTTGAGCTGGCTCATCTCGGTAATATCGAAAATGAAGCGGACCCGCTTATGCAGCAGGCCCGGGATGAGCTGCGGCGGTTGCTTGCAGACGATCTGGCCGGGTTCAAGAGTATTTCGGGCAAGGCCATGCAGCTGCATTTCCATCTGCCCAAGGCGCGCAGCCTCGTGCGCCTGTGGAGGGAAAAGCAGACCAAACGCGGTGGGGAGTGGGTCGACATTTCCGATGACCTGACTTCTTTCAGGGAGACGGTCGTGCAGGTCAACACCGACGGCAAGCCCATCAAGGGTATCGAGGTCGGCAGCGGCGGGTTCGCCATCCGCGGCATCGTTCCTGTGGTGGATGCGGACGGGAAGCAGCTGGGGTCGGTCGAGACTCTTGAATCCTTCGAATCCGTCATCGCGGGCGCCGCGTCCGGGGAAGGGCAGAGCATGGCTGTGTATATGAACGCCGCGAATCTGTCCGTGGCCACAGCCCTGCAGAATCCCGAAAAAAATCCTTTGGTCGGAGACGAATTCGTGCTGGTCACCCCGACCGAGGACGGCCGGGTTGAAAGCCTCGTGACCCCGGATTTTTTGCTGCAAGGGCAACAGAAGACCGTTTATAACAGGTTCGGCGACCTGGCCCTGGCCGCTTTTCCGGTCAGGGATTACGCAGGCGGGCAAGTCGGCGTGCTGGTCTACGCCTTTGACGCATCCTCCTGGACTACTGCAATCCGCGAGGTGGGGTTCTATATCCTGGCGCTCATGGCGGTGGTGCTCATGGCCGCCGGGCTGATCAGTTCGTTTGTGCTCATGCGGCTTATCATTCGCCCGCTTTCCTCGATGAAGACGCGCATCGTCGACATCACGGAAGACCGGGCCGATCTGACCGAGAGCCTCGCGGTCAGATCCAGTGACGAGATCGGCGAACTGTGTTCCTGGTTCAACAAGCTCATGGACAAGATCCGGACCATGCTCGCGGATGTGGCCCGCAATTCCAACGAGGTGGCCGGGGCTTCCCAGGGACTTTTGCAGCTGGCCGGAAGCCTGAACAGCTATGCCGGCACCATGACCAAAACCTCCAGCGAGGCGGCGTCCTCCACGGACGACATGCGTTCGAACATGAGCACTGTGGCTGCGGCCATGGAGGAATTCACGGTCAATATTGGCACCGTGGCCACCAATTCCGAGGAGATGAGCGCCACGATCTCCGAGATTGCGGTCAGTACCGGAAAGGCCAAGGAGATGACGGTCCGGGCCGTGTCCGCCGCGACCAAAGCGACCTCCCAGGTCAGCGAGCTGGGCGCGGCTACGCGCGACATCGGCAAGGTGACCGAATCCATCACCGCCATTTCCTCCCAGACCAACCTGCTGGCTTTGAACGCCACCATCGAGGCGGCCAGAGCGGGAGAGGCCGGGCGCGGTTTTGCCGTGGTCGCCAACGAGATCAAAGAACTGGCCCAGCAGACCGCGAAGGAAACGGAGGAGATCCGCAGCCGCATCCAGGGCATCCAGCAGGCTACCAAACAGACCGTGGCGGAAATCGGGGAGATCACCAGCGTCATCGGCGATGTGGACGCCATCGTCGGGTCCATTGCGGCGGCGGTGGAAGAGCAGTCCGTGACCACTCGCGACATCGCCGAGAACGTCGGCCAGGCCTCGGTGGGCGTGCAACAGGTCAACGAGAACGTGGCCCATGCGGATTCGCTGGTGCGCGACATCGCCCGTGACGTGGGACAGGTCCGCACCGTGGCCGTCGATGTCACCTCCACGGCCAAGGCCGTGCACCAGAACGCGGAGAATCTGTCCGGCCTGGCCGCCAGTCTCGATACCATGGTCAGCAAGTTCAAGATCTAG
- a CDS encoding 4Fe-4S dicluster domain-containing protein, whose protein sequence is MSNYRMKLDKKRCIHCKACEVHCKVKNNNPVGIKYAVHTSGKPELKDGKIVMKASFRSCYHCDDPACVAACPTEAMVRRESDGLVYVIKELCIGCESCIAACPWNIPVLHEDENVVGKCDYCMDRLDAGLEPACVTACTTHALCLERKK, encoded by the coding sequence ATGAGTAATTACAGAATGAAGCTGGATAAGAAGCGTTGCATACACTGCAAGGCCTGTGAAGTGCACTGCAAGGTCAAGAATAATAATCCCGTAGGAATCAAATACGCTGTGCACACTTCCGGCAAGCCGGAACTTAAAGATGGCAAGATTGTGATGAAGGCCTCTTTTCGCAGTTGCTATCATTGCGATGATCCGGCCTGCGTGGCGGCGTGTCCAACGGAAGCCATGGTGCGCCGTGAATCGGATGGCCTGGTCTACGTGATCAAGGAGCTTTGTATCGGCTGCGAATCATGCATAGCTGCGTGTCCGTGGAATATCCCCGTGTTACACGAGGACGAAAACGTCGTTGGAAAATGTGACTACTGTATGGACAGACTTGATGCAGGACTTGAGCCTGCATGCGTAACGGCATGTACGACGCATGCGCTGTGTTTGGAGCGAAAAAAATAG
- a CDS encoding molybdopterin-dependent oxidoreductase: protein MTATKSVFSVCGMCTVRCPIQVDVQDGKAVRIQGNEFSPLKKGLCARGAAGIALEQDPEKPQTPLIRVGERGEGKWKAVSWDEALDYVADKLKGIMAEHGPRSVLWSDRGGPFPDLHQAFMRGIGSPNYCNHDASCARNVQHGAQSVIGVGRKMVAYDLRNAKHIILQTRNIMEAINVAEVNAALDGIAGGAKLTVIDIRGNVSASKADNFFLIRPGTDYGFNLAVIHALIYEGLYNKEYVEQFVDGFEQLKEFVKPYTPEWAAAETGASAEAIVDLARQLSAAAPSVVWHPGWMVARYNDSFQVCRTAYIINALLGSIGAKGGLPFVNAAKEVGRKGLKKLVDLFPKPEEKRADGVGWKYPQFDGGPGLVNLAYDAIVTGEPYPVRAYLCFRHDPLMAMPDPEALKKKWEKLDLLVSITFSWSDTAWNSDVVLPLSTYLARESIIAGKSGLKPQFFVRHRAQEPTFDSRADWEIICGLAKRLGLDPLAFETIEDLWNYQLQDTGVSIADFDAKGFVELADKPLYRPMSEIKLPTLSGKIEMSSGKWAKAGHDTLPPYTSPARPPQGMFRITFGRVGVHTQGHTVNNPLLAEQMPENVAWIHTSRAEEMGIADGDLVEVFSVRGESGKIRAFVTDCVHPEALFMVHGFGHKLPVESRAIGKGAADHELMPGGLESWDKGGGCLSMQEHFVGVRKI from the coding sequence ATGACGGCAACAAAATCAGTGTTCAGTGTCTGCGGCATGTGCACCGTGCGCTGCCCAATCCAAGTGGACGTGCAGGACGGCAAGGCCGTTCGCATCCAAGGAAACGAATTTTCTCCGCTCAAGAAGGGTCTGTGCGCCCGCGGAGCGGCCGGCATTGCTCTGGAACAGGATCCTGAAAAACCGCAGACTCCGCTTATTCGCGTGGGCGAACGCGGCGAAGGCAAATGGAAGGCCGTGTCATGGGACGAGGCCCTGGATTACGTGGCCGACAAGCTCAAGGGTATCATGGCCGAGCACGGCCCCCGCTCGGTGCTGTGGTCCGACCGTGGCGGCCCCTTTCCTGACCTGCACCAGGCCTTCATGCGCGGCATCGGTTCGCCCAACTACTGCAACCATGACGCCTCCTGCGCCCGCAACGTGCAGCACGGCGCGCAGTCCGTCATTGGCGTGGGCCGCAAGATGGTGGCCTATGACCTGCGCAACGCCAAGCATATCATCCTCCAGACCCGCAATATCATGGAGGCCATCAACGTGGCCGAGGTCAACGCGGCCCTGGACGGCATCGCCGGGGGCGCAAAGCTGACCGTCATTGACATCCGCGGCAACGTCAGCGCGAGCAAGGCCGACAATTTCTTTCTGATCCGCCCGGGCACGGACTACGGCTTCAATCTCGCGGTCATTCATGCGCTTATTTACGAGGGGCTCTACAACAAGGAATACGTCGAGCAGTTCGTGGACGGATTCGAACAACTCAAAGAATTCGTCAAACCGTACACGCCTGAGTGGGCTGCCGCCGAAACCGGCGCTTCGGCCGAGGCGATCGTCGATCTGGCCCGCCAGCTGTCCGCGGCCGCGCCCAGCGTGGTCTGGCATCCCGGCTGGATGGTCGCCCGCTACAACGATTCGTTTCAGGTCTGCCGCACGGCCTACATCATCAACGCCCTGCTCGGCTCCATCGGCGCCAAGGGCGGTCTGCCTTTTGTCAACGCGGCCAAGGAAGTGGGCCGCAAAGGGCTGAAGAAATTGGTCGATCTTTTTCCCAAGCCGGAAGAGAAGCGGGCCGACGGCGTGGGCTGGAAGTATCCGCAGTTCGACGGAGGCCCGGGTCTGGTGAATCTCGCCTACGACGCCATCGTCACCGGCGAACCGTATCCTGTCAGAGCCTACCTCTGCTTCCGCCACGATCCGCTCATGGCCATGCCTGATCCGGAAGCTTTGAAAAAGAAATGGGAAAAGCTGGATCTTTTGGTCAGCATCACCTTCTCCTGGTCCGATACGGCCTGGAATTCGGATGTGGTCCTGCCCTTGTCGACCTACCTGGCGCGCGAGAGCATCATCGCCGGCAAGTCGGGCCTGAAGCCCCAGTTCTTTGTCCGCCACCGCGCTCAGGAACCGACCTTTGATTCCAGGGCCGACTGGGAGATCATCTGCGGCCTGGCCAAGCGTCTGGGGCTTGATCCTCTGGCTTTTGAGACCATCGAGGACCTCTGGAACTATCAGTTGCAGGACACCGGCGTCAGCATCGCGGACTTTGACGCCAAGGGTTTTGTGGAGCTGGCCGACAAGCCCTTGTACCGTCCCATGTCCGAAATCAAGCTGCCGACCCTTTCGGGAAAGATCGAGATGTCCAGCGGCAAATGGGCCAAGGCCGGACACGACACGCTGCCTCCGTACACGTCTCCGGCCCGTCCGCCGCAGGGGATGTTCCGCATCACCTTTGGCCGGGTTGGCGTGCACACCCAGGGCCACACGGTCAACAATCCTCTTTTGGCTGAACAGATGCCCGAGAACGTGGCCTGGATTCATACCAGCCGCGCGGAAGAGATGGGCATTGCCGACGGCGATCTGGTCGAGGTCTTTTCCGTCAGGGGCGAAAGCGGCAAGATCCGGGCTTTCGTAACCGATTGCGTGCATCCGGAAGCCCTCTTCATGGTTCATGGATTCGGGCACAAGCTGCCCGTGGAATCCAGGGCCATCGGCAAGGGCGCGGCCGACCATGAGCTCATGCCCGGCGGCCTTGAAAGCTGGGACAAGGGTGGTGGATGTCTCTCCATGCAGGAACATTTTGTCGGCGTGCGCAAAATCTAG
- a CDS encoding NlpC/P60 family N-terminal domain-containing protein, whose protein sequence is MNRILRGLVFGVCLMLSISLLSSCAGKPPADLKPDSGPALTETDEAPLRADPFSEIVLDVPQRASQAVPVSDHPLLAPAVQVAMHERALERFFAPWKQVRASLSAKDISWGVRSLGSKQGYAENLQPYPQDRWAHVVALQDLPAYPSLRAAAITVRNTALRVLPSNRPFFLDPARPGEGFPFDYFQNTAVWMGTPVFISHASLDRAWYYVETAFANGWVRNEDVALTDRNFCAHYESKAMVAVRKDETSLVGQGIFLGQTHIGAIFPLDSRSGQGFMVKVPVRDAAGRAKMALAELGYPQASRLPLPLTSRSVAELADAMSGQLYGWGGMFENRDCSSSMRDLFLPFGIWLPRNSSQQAQHGGELISLEGMAANAKLHVIRTQGVPFASLVWLPGHIGLYLGTDGQGDPLLLHNIWGVRTALPDGSEGRAVVGRLVISTLRPGEERDDVGRDNFLKKVRGLTLIGAKPPVFKK, encoded by the coding sequence ATGAACAGAATTTTGCGCGGTCTGGTTTTCGGAGTGTGCTTGATGCTTTCCATCTCGCTCCTGAGTTCCTGCGCGGGCAAGCCTCCGGCTGACCTCAAGCCTGACTCCGGTCCGGCGCTGACGGAAACGGACGAGGCGCCGCTGCGCGCGGATCCATTTTCCGAGATTGTCCTCGACGTGCCGCAGCGGGCCAGTCAGGCAGTGCCGGTCTCGGATCATCCGCTGCTGGCTCCGGCGGTGCAGGTGGCCATGCATGAGCGCGCCCTGGAGCGCTTTTTTGCGCCGTGGAAGCAGGTCCGCGCATCATTGTCCGCGAAAGACATTTCCTGGGGCGTACGCAGTCTCGGTTCCAAGCAGGGCTATGCCGAAAATCTGCAGCCGTATCCGCAGGACCGGTGGGCGCATGTCGTGGCCTTGCAGGATCTGCCTGCCTATCCGTCTTTGCGTGCCGCGGCCATAACCGTGCGCAACACCGCCTTGCGGGTGCTGCCCTCGAACCGTCCGTTTTTTCTGGACCCGGCGAGGCCCGGCGAAGGCTTCCCTTTTGATTATTTCCAGAACACCGCCGTGTGGATGGGCACGCCTGTCTTCATCAGCCATGCGTCCCTGGACCGGGCCTGGTATTATGTCGAGACGGCCTTTGCCAACGGCTGGGTGCGCAATGAGGATGTGGCGCTGACGGACAGGAATTTTTGCGCGCACTATGAATCAAAGGCCATGGTGGCCGTGCGCAAGGACGAGACCTCGCTGGTCGGGCAGGGCATTTTTCTGGGCCAGACACATATCGGGGCCATCTTTCCCCTGGATTCCCGAAGCGGACAGGGCTTCATGGTCAAGGTTCCGGTTCGGGACGCCGCCGGTCGGGCGAAAATGGCCCTGGCCGAGCTCGGCTATCCGCAAGCATCGCGCCTGCCCCTGCCGCTGACTTCGCGCTCCGTGGCGGAACTGGCCGACGCCATGTCCGGTCAACTGTACGGGTGGGGGGGAATGTTCGAGAATCGGGACTGCTCCTCCAGCATGCGCGACCTGTTCCTGCCGTTTGGCATCTGGCTGCCCCGCAATTCTTCGCAGCAGGCGCAACATGGCGGAGAGCTTATTTCCCTGGAGGGGATGGCTGCGAATGCCAAACTCCACGTCATCCGCACGCAGGGCGTGCCGTTTGCCTCTCTTGTCTGGTTGCCGGGACACATCGGGCTTTATCTCGGCACGGACGGGCAGGGCGATCCGCTTCTTCTGCACAATATTTGGGGAGTGCGCACCGCTTTGCCTGACGGGAGCGAAGGGCGGGCCGTGGTCGGCCGCCTGGTCATTTCAACCCTGCGCCCGGGGGAGGAGCGCGATGATGTGGGCCGGGACAACTTCCTGAAAAAGGTTCGAGGATTGACGCTGATCGGCGCAAAGCCTCCCGTGTTCAAAAAATAA
- a CDS encoding YitT family protein — translation MNSKLRLYAYSIPWNIFLLTVGSFLIAMSIKSVAVPHGFVTGGISGIALLIYYFSDVLTPGLWLFILNIPIAVIGWAMISGRFVLYTAYGMCAITAWMEIITFALPVHDSLLAAIAGGAVLGAGAGISMRSLGSSGGLDILGILLHQRFGFRIGQVSFAFNAALFTVSFTLLDTDIVLYSLIMVFVTSQIMDYVLSMFNQRKLVFIVSDHAQAISDVIIKEANRGVTLLEGRGGYTGQRKQVVMTVVNNVQQKKLEELIFTLDPEAFVIFENTFNVIGKGFSRRKVY, via the coding sequence ATGAACTCCAAACTACGACTCTACGCCTATTCCATCCCCTGGAACATCTTCCTTTTGACCGTGGGCAGCTTTTTAATCGCCATGTCCATCAAATCCGTGGCCGTGCCCCATGGTTTCGTGACTGGCGGCATTTCGGGCATTGCCCTGCTGATCTACTATTTTTCGGATGTTCTGACTCCGGGGCTGTGGCTTTTCATCCTGAACATTCCCATCGCCGTGATCGGTTGGGCCATGATCAGCGGCAGATTCGTGCTGTACACGGCCTACGGCATGTGTGCCATCACCGCGTGGATGGAGATCATCACCTTTGCCCTCCCCGTGCACGACAGCCTGCTGGCGGCCATCGCCGGTGGCGCCGTGCTCGGCGCGGGGGCAGGAATCAGCATGCGCTCCCTGGGTTCTTCCGGCGGCCTGGACATCCTCGGCATCCTCCTGCACCAGCGCTTCGGGTTCCGCATCGGCCAGGTCAGCTTTGCGTTCAATGCGGCCCTGTTCACGGTCAGTTTCACGCTGCTGGACACGGATATCGTGCTTTATTCCCTGATCATGGTTTTCGTGACCAGCCAGATCATGGATTATGTCCTCAGCATGTTCAACCAGCGCAAGCTTGTGTTCATCGTCTCCGATCATGCCCAGGCCATCTCGGATGTGATCATCAAGGAAGCCAACCGGGGAGTGACCCTGCTCGAAGGGCGAGGGGGCTACACCGGCCAGCGCAAGCAGGTGGTCATGACCGTGGTCAACAACGTGCAGCAGAAGAAGCTTGAGGAATTGATCTTCACGCTGGACCCCGAAGCTTTCGTCATTTTCGAGAACACGTTCAACGTTATCGGCAAGGGCTTTTCGCGGCGCAAGGTGTATTGA
- a CDS encoding acetate--CoA ligase family protein: MSISVATHINFTAMTQIFAEAQNTGRDLLYEHEVYSLLQNLGSETPPRSLLLQAGTRPTDGELHALPGDRVVLKIVSPYIVHKSDVGGVRIIPKHPDKIRSTWRRMMYEVAENYADRIERRPAHAPAHYQGLTGDALISAISQDIQGVLLVQFIPPDTTSFGNELLVGLRATREFGMILTAGVGGTDTELLADNFRKNRSIVSASTELNDGESFFELFRRTVAYKVLAGKTRGQKRVVADEQLIECFSAFIQVGNHFSPTAAQAPFVIEELEINPFAFSDFMMVPLDGMCRFSLPQKALVAPRPVERIHTLLHPGRIGLIGVSTSRQNFGRVILQNVLAHGFPAGKITVIHPTAPKIDGVACAKGLSALDEPLDLFVVAVAAEHLPELIEEIMRSKKARSVLLIPGGLGETQDSKAMAEKIMALINEGHRQGDGPVFLGGNSMGVISHPGNYDTWFIPEKKLPKGRGQHHRNSAFISQSGAFMATRMSRTPELDPAYLISIGNQNDLTLGDFMAYFKTHSDTDVVGVYCEGFNNLDGVHFTRAVRQAVLAGKEVIFYKAGRTPEGKTATSSHTASLAGDYTVCESCLTQAGAMVARSFNQFTELYMLAKGLHGKAIPGNRMAAVSTAGYEAVGMADNITADDFELRMATFRPATRQRIAKALEACGLERLVEVKNPLDMNPAATDGLFTEVVEALAADPGVDLAVIGMIPLTPSLSSLDMDASQNIAERIGAIARHSPKPIVAVVDGGEMYNPFAAMLRERGMPVFRDADRAVRALGLYVQARLGAENLRCRRGGNVEEKKANPLRCGADS, encoded by the coding sequence ATGAGCATCAGCGTTGCCACCCATATTAATTTCACGGCCATGACCCAGATTTTTGCCGAGGCCCAAAACACGGGACGAGACCTTCTCTACGAGCATGAGGTCTACAGCCTGCTGCAAAATCTGGGCTCCGAGACGCCGCCGCGCAGCCTCCTGCTGCAGGCCGGGACACGGCCAACGGACGGGGAACTCCATGCCCTGCCCGGAGACAGGGTCGTGCTCAAGATCGTCTCGCCCTACATCGTGCACAAGAGCGATGTCGGCGGCGTGCGCATCATCCCCAAGCATCCGGACAAGATCCGCTCCACCTGGCGGCGCATGATGTACGAGGTCGCAGAGAACTACGCCGACCGCATCGAACGCCGCCCCGCCCATGCGCCGGCGCACTATCAGGGGTTGACCGGCGACGCTCTGATCTCGGCCATCTCCCAGGATATCCAGGGCGTGCTCCTGGTGCAGTTCATTCCGCCGGACACCACCTCTTTTGGCAACGAACTCCTTGTCGGACTGCGCGCCACGCGCGAGTTCGGCATGATCCTCACCGCCGGAGTGGGCGGCACGGACACGGAACTTTTGGCCGACAATTTCCGCAAGAACCGCAGCATCGTCTCGGCCTCCACCGAACTCAACGACGGCGAGTCCTTTTTCGAGCTCTTCAGGCGCACCGTGGCCTACAAGGTCCTGGCCGGGAAAACGCGCGGCCAGAAACGCGTGGTCGCCGACGAACAGCTGATCGAATGCTTCTCGGCCTTCATCCAGGTCGGCAATCATTTCTCGCCCACCGCCGCCCAGGCCCCGTTCGTCATCGAAGAACTGGAGATCAACCCCTTCGCCTTTTCGGACTTCATGATGGTGCCGCTCGACGGGATGTGCCGCTTCTCACTGCCGCAAAAGGCGCTCGTCGCCCCCCGGCCCGTGGAAAGGATCCACACCCTGCTGCACCCGGGCCGCATCGGCCTGATCGGGGTGTCCACATCCCGCCAGAACTTTGGACGCGTCATCCTGCAAAACGTCCTGGCCCACGGTTTTCCGGCAGGCAAGATCACGGTCATCCACCCGACCGCCCCGAAAATCGACGGCGTGGCGTGCGCAAAAGGGCTTTCCGCCCTGGATGAGCCGCTGGACCTCTTCGTGGTGGCGGTGGCGGCCGAACATCTGCCGGAGCTGATCGAGGAGATCATGCGCAGCAAAAAGGCCAGGTCCGTGCTTCTCATCCCGGGCGGCCTGGGCGAAACGCAGGACAGCAAGGCCATGGCCGAAAAGATCATGGCCCTCATCAATGAAGGGCACAGGCAAGGCGACGGACCAGTCTTTCTGGGCGGCAACTCCATGGGCGTCATTTCCCATCCCGGAAACTACGACACCTGGTTCATCCCCGAAAAAAAACTGCCCAAGGGCCGGGGACAGCACCATCGCAACTCCGCTTTCATCAGCCAATCCGGAGCGTTCATGGCCACACGCATGAGCCGCACCCCGGAGCTGGACCCGGCCTATCTCATCTCCATCGGCAACCAGAACGACCTGACCCTGGGCGACTTCATGGCCTACTTCAAAACCCATTCGGACACGGACGTGGTCGGAGTCTACTGCGAAGGCTTCAACAACCTCGACGGCGTGCACTTCACCCGCGCCGTGCGGCAGGCGGTCCTGGCCGGCAAGGAGGTCATCTTCTACAAGGCCGGCCGCACGCCCGAGGGCAAGACCGCAACGTCCAGCCACACGGCCTCCCTGGCGGGCGACTACACGGTCTGCGAATCCTGCCTGACCCAGGCCGGGGCCATGGTTGCCAGATCCTTCAACCAATTCACGGAACTCTACATGCTGGCCAAGGGGCTGCATGGCAAAGCCATTCCCGGAAACCGCATGGCCGCCGTTTCCACGGCCGGGTACGAGGCGGTCGGCATGGCCGACAACATCACGGCTGACGACTTCGAGCTGCGCATGGCCACCTTCCGCCCAGCGACACGGCAGCGCATCGCCAAGGCGCTGGAGGCCTGCGGACTCGAACGGCTGGTCGAGGTCAAGAACCCGCTGGACATGAACCCGGCGGCCACTGACGGACTCTTCACGGAGGTCGTGGAAGCGCTGGCGGCGGACCCGGGCGTGGATCTGGCCGTCATCGGCATGATCCCGCTCACTCCGTCCCTGTCCTCGCTGGACATGGACGCGAGCCAGAACATCGCCGAGCGCATCGGCGCCATCGCGCGGCACAGCCCCAAACCCATCGTGGCCGTGGTCGACGGCGGCGAGATGTACAATCCCTTCGCGGCCATGCTGCGTGAACGGGGCATGCCTGTGTTCAGGGACGCGGACCGGGCCGTTCGGGCTCTCGGGCTTTATGTCCAGGCCCGGCTGGGCGCGGAAAACCTGCGTTGCAGAAGAGGGGGAAACGTCGAAGAAAAAAAGGCTAATCCTCTGCGCTGCGGCGCAGATTCTTGA